A single window of Archangium gephyra DNA harbors:
- a CDS encoding DUF2169 domain-containing protein: MGLADEEGRPLLLLLVKATYSIGDTKLELAPEQVPVKWGGESWGKPGESSDKYEPECAFIKPATDVVLIGNAYAPRSTTETTVAMQVGPLKKSVRVVGERTWFRSMGRVAMTKPLPFERMPLTWERAFGGWDRSDPDPKKHSFEPRNPVGTGFRVSPHHFEEALRLPNLEDPEHPLREFGQKVPPTGFGFTSPHWQPRAAYAGTYDEAWDKTRKPLLPKDFDRRFFNAAPPGLVAPGYLKGNEPVLLSNVSPRGSLTFRLPGQRAPTVTVERASAEDVTPDMHLDTVILDTEAHQVLLLWRGHVLLDEGLHDVRGIRVTAEGVSRPKAD; the protein is encoded by the coding sequence ATGGGCCTCGCGGACGAAGAAGGGCGACCGCTTCTCCTCCTGTTGGTGAAGGCCACCTATTCCATCGGAGACACGAAGCTGGAGCTCGCTCCCGAGCAGGTGCCGGTGAAGTGGGGCGGAGAGTCCTGGGGCAAGCCGGGCGAGTCCAGCGACAAATACGAGCCCGAGTGTGCCTTCATCAAGCCAGCCACGGACGTGGTGCTCATCGGCAATGCGTACGCGCCCAGGAGCACCACCGAGACAACGGTGGCAATGCAGGTAGGCCCGCTGAAGAAGAGCGTCCGCGTGGTGGGAGAGCGCACGTGGTTCCGGAGCATGGGCCGCGTCGCCATGACGAAGCCACTGCCCTTCGAGCGCATGCCCCTCACCTGGGAGCGGGCCTTCGGGGGTTGGGACCGGAGCGATCCGGATCCGAAGAAGCATTCCTTCGAGCCGCGCAACCCCGTGGGAACCGGCTTCCGGGTGAGCCCTCATCACTTCGAGGAAGCGCTGCGACTGCCCAACCTGGAGGACCCGGAACATCCACTGCGGGAGTTCGGCCAGAAGGTGCCACCGACGGGCTTCGGCTTCACCTCGCCCCACTGGCAGCCGCGCGCGGCGTACGCGGGCACCTACGACGAGGCCTGGGACAAGACGCGCAAGCCGCTGCTGCCCAAGGACTTCGACCGTCGCTTCTTCAATGCCGCCCCCCCGGGCCTCGTTGCTCCCGGGTACCTGAAGGGGAACGAACCCGTTCTCCTCAGCAACGTCTCGCCGAGGGGCTCGCTCACCTTCCGGCTCCCCGGGCAGAGAGCCCCCACCGTCACCGTGGAGCGCGCGAGCGCCGAGGACGTGACGCCCGACATGCACCTGGACACCGTCATCCTCGACACGGAGGCACACCAGGTCTTGCTGCTGTGGCGGGGACACGTGCTGCTGGACGAGGGGCTCCACGACGTGCGCGGCATCCGTGTCACGGCGGAGGGCGTGTCCCGTCCGAAGGCGGACTGA
- a CDS encoding DUF4150 domain-containing protein produces the protein MPVNVGVNKMSVVTKDSSGVTSAFPDVCKTPSPGGPVPIPYPNVAQSSDTAKGTKNVSVKGNPVCVKDSNFSTSTGDEAGTAGGGVASSKTKGKAEFVNYSFDVKFEGKNVARAMDLMLHNDKNTPPFPVIQGPVVASEGDDEDPECLVCEEKL, from the coding sequence ATGCCCGTCAATGTCGGTGTCAACAAGATGTCCGTGGTGACCAAGGACAGTAGCGGCGTCACCTCGGCCTTCCCGGACGTGTGCAAGACGCCCAGCCCGGGAGGGCCCGTGCCCATCCCCTACCCCAATGTCGCGCAGTCCTCGGACACGGCCAAGGGCACGAAGAATGTGTCGGTGAAGGGCAACCCGGTGTGCGTGAAGGACTCGAACTTCAGCACCAGCACGGGCGACGAGGCGGGGACCGCGGGCGGCGGTGTGGCCTCCAGCAAGACGAAGGGCAAGGCCGAGTTCGTCAACTACTCCTTCGACGTGAAGTTCGAGGGCAAGAACGTGGCACGTGCCATGGACCTGATGCTGCACAACGACAAGAACACGCCGCCCTTCCCGGTCATCCAGGGACCCGTCGTCGCCTCGGAAGGTGATGATGAGGACCCCGAGTGCCTCGTCTGCGAGGAGAAGCTGTAG
- a CDS encoding CehA/McbA family metallohydrolase — protein MLLACLLACTSALAASPLVLEGEVPADGGFFDVPFEVPPGTVELEVRHDDLASENILDWGLEAPDGFRGYGGGNEEPAVVGERAASRSYLAGPLRPGTWKVTVGKAKIRKTPARYRIEVHLRTAATLAPQPERQPYHPAGALSAQPRWYAGDFHVHSRESGDARAPLEELARFARSQGLDFAVLTEHNTTSTLDFLVEAQSRHPELLLVPGIEYTTYAGHANAIGATGYVPPRVNEGITLKEAIDAFRGQGALFSINHPVYDVGDLCIGCAWQLTVPPGGVDAIEVANGGWEKLGRFFSEGALGYWDWLLSQGHHTAALGGSDDHRAGVDLDFTQSAIGNPTTLVYARELSVAALLEGIRNSRTVVKLQGPEDPMVDLTSSVAPTGDTVLAPSARLSARVTGARGHQVRFVHNGVRLPLVEVTSEDFVVEQDVTAPEHGEDRFRVEVWINGHPRTVTSHLWMARTADMRGIPGPVPEVMEPEACGCGSAPGWSVGVLALAVAALRRRRNG, from the coding sequence GTGCTCCTCGCCTGCCTCCTCGCTTGTACGTCCGCCCTCGCCGCCAGCCCGCTGGTGCTGGAAGGAGAGGTGCCCGCCGACGGCGGCTTCTTCGATGTCCCCTTCGAGGTGCCTCCGGGAACCGTGGAGCTGGAGGTCCGCCATGACGACCTCGCCAGCGAGAACATCCTCGACTGGGGGCTGGAGGCTCCGGACGGCTTCCGCGGCTACGGCGGTGGCAACGAGGAGCCCGCTGTCGTGGGCGAGCGGGCCGCGTCACGCTCGTACCTCGCCGGGCCCCTCCGTCCGGGGACGTGGAAGGTGACGGTGGGCAAGGCGAAGATCCGCAAGACGCCCGCGCGCTACCGCATCGAGGTGCACCTGCGCACGGCGGCCACGCTCGCGCCCCAGCCCGAGCGCCAGCCCTACCACCCCGCTGGCGCACTCTCCGCGCAACCGCGCTGGTACGCGGGCGACTTCCACGTCCACTCGCGCGAGAGCGGTGATGCGAGGGCCCCACTGGAGGAGCTCGCCCGCTTCGCGCGGAGCCAGGGGCTCGACTTCGCCGTCCTCACCGAGCACAACACCACGTCCACGCTCGACTTCCTCGTGGAGGCCCAGTCACGTCACCCGGAGCTGCTGCTGGTGCCGGGCATCGAGTACACCACCTATGCGGGCCACGCGAACGCCATTGGCGCCACCGGCTATGTGCCGCCGCGCGTGAACGAGGGCATCACCCTGAAGGAGGCCATCGACGCCTTCCGCGGTCAGGGCGCGCTCTTCTCCATCAACCACCCCGTCTACGACGTGGGAGACCTGTGCATCGGCTGCGCGTGGCAGCTCACCGTGCCCCCGGGCGGCGTGGACGCCATCGAGGTGGCCAACGGCGGCTGGGAGAAGCTGGGGCGCTTCTTCTCCGAGGGCGCGCTCGGCTACTGGGACTGGCTGCTCTCACAGGGGCACCACACCGCGGCGCTCGGTGGCAGCGATGACCATCGCGCCGGGGTGGACCTGGACTTCACCCAGAGCGCCATCGGCAACCCCACCACACTGGTGTACGCGCGGGAGTTGAGCGTGGCCGCGCTGCTGGAGGGCATCCGGAACAGCCGGACCGTGGTGAAGCTCCAGGGCCCGGAGGATCCCATGGTGGACCTGACGAGCAGCGTGGCGCCCACCGGGGACACCGTGCTCGCCCCGAGTGCCCGGCTGAGCGCCCGCGTCACCGGGGCTCGGGGCCATCAGGTGCGCTTCGTCCACAACGGTGTGCGATTGCCGCTCGTGGAGGTGACCTCGGAGGACTTCGTGGTGGAGCAGGACGTCACCGCGCCCGAGCACGGTGAGGACCGTTTCCGCGTGGAGGTGTGGATCAACGGCCACCCGCGCACCGTGACGAGCCACCTGTGGATGGCACGCACCGCGGACATGCGAGGGATTCCAGGACCGGTGCCCGAGGTGATGGAGCCGGAGGCCTGTGGATGCGGCTCGGCACCGGGCTGGAGCGTGGGCGTGCTGGCACTGGCCGTGGCGGCGCTCCGGAGGCGCCGGAACGGCTGA
- a CDS encoding 2-dehydropantoate 2-reductase, with protein MKIAIFGAGAIGGFLGVRLLQAGADVTFIARGAHLAAMREKGVTLRSGGESVTVRPLCTDDPATAGPQDYVIITLKAHSLPSAAAQMVPLLGPQTAIVTGINGVPYWYFHGLEGPYRDRPVESVDPGGKLWETLHPSRAIGAVLYPAAEVVEPGVIEHTYGDRITLGEPDGSKIPRVEALSKLLIRAGLKAPVRPRIRDELWVKLWGNLAFNPLSALTGATLDTLATRGDLRAVARSMMVEAQAVAEALGVRFPIDVDKRIQGAAEVGAHKTSMLQDLERGRPMEIDALLGAVVELGQLVGKPMPACELVLTLVRERARQAGCYPAASP; from the coding sequence GTGAAGATCGCCATCTTCGGAGCGGGAGCGATTGGCGGGTTCCTCGGCGTCCGGCTGCTTCAGGCGGGCGCGGACGTCACCTTCATCGCGCGGGGAGCGCATCTCGCGGCGATGCGGGAGAAGGGCGTCACGCTGCGCAGCGGCGGTGAGAGCGTCACCGTCCGGCCGCTGTGCACGGACGACCCGGCCACGGCGGGGCCGCAGGACTACGTGATCATCACGCTGAAGGCCCACTCGCTGCCATCGGCGGCGGCACAGATGGTTCCGCTGCTGGGGCCCCAGACGGCGATTGTCACGGGCATCAACGGCGTGCCGTACTGGTACTTCCACGGGCTCGAGGGGCCCTACCGGGACCGGCCGGTGGAGAGCGTGGACCCGGGAGGGAAGCTCTGGGAGACGCTGCACCCGTCGCGAGCGATTGGCGCGGTGCTCTACCCGGCGGCCGAGGTGGTGGAGCCCGGCGTCATCGAGCACACCTATGGGGATCGCATCACGCTGGGCGAGCCCGATGGAAGCAAGATCCCGCGTGTCGAGGCGCTGTCGAAGCTGTTGATTCGAGCGGGACTGAAGGCGCCGGTGCGGCCGCGCATCCGGGACGAGCTGTGGGTGAAGCTCTGGGGCAACCTGGCCTTCAATCCGCTCTCGGCGCTGACGGGGGCGACGTTGGATACGCTGGCGACCCGGGGAGACCTGCGGGCGGTGGCGCGGAGCATGATGGTCGAGGCCCAGGCGGTCGCCGAGGCCCTCGGGGTGCGCTTTCCCATCGACGTGGACAAGCGCATCCAGGGCGCGGCGGAGGTGGGCGCGCACAAGACGTCGATGCTGCAGGACCTGGAGCGTGGCCGGCCGATGGAGATCGACGCGCTGCTGGGGGCGGTGGTGGAGCTCGGCCAGCTCGTGGGCAAGCCGATGCCCGCGTGTGAGCTGGTGCTGACGCTGGTGCGCGAGCGCGCGCGGCAGGCGGGGTGCTATCCGGCCGCGAGCCCGTAG
- a CDS encoding AHH domain-containing protein produces the protein MTGTFKTLMQGSFELYGHAVADGRPNIRDFGPTPASSGAMKRNVARKQQVKDTKERRKAKENGAQEPAGPHANSLDEYRAILSKGTFYARSAAKYIRANHASEYNAFPHLGPVAFRAEVTAQAGFSQPSNFNPEFSGQQQPYRWQAHHLIPGEAFYTEDSNGVPIFDKPDNFKILLQTPYDIDHGHNLIILPSEAWAVPVHALLQHPNNHNNYTMDVMQGLKRIDSGIDTLRGQGKPHEAIVANVFQELKDLETELWEILLEESRAAIRGAAEGHRYDGPWCRWKTQGGREYIWPALW, from the coding sequence GAGCTATACGGACATGCCGTTGCCGATGGCCGGCCCAACATTCGTGACTTCGGCCCCACGCCTGCCAGTTCGGGCGCGATGAAGCGCAATGTCGCGCGCAAGCAACAGGTGAAGGACACGAAGGAGCGGCGTAAGGCGAAGGAGAACGGTGCACAAGAGCCCGCGGGCCCACATGCCAACTCCCTGGATGAATACCGGGCCATCCTCAGCAAGGGCACTTTCTACGCCCGCAGCGCCGCGAAATACATCCGCGCCAACCATGCTTCCGAATACAACGCCTTCCCGCACCTGGGGCCTGTGGCCTTTCGTGCGGAGGTCACGGCCCAGGCGGGCTTCTCCCAACCGTCCAACTTCAATCCTGAATTCAGCGGTCAGCAGCAGCCCTACCGATGGCAGGCCCATCACCTCATTCCGGGTGAGGCCTTCTACACGGAGGACTCCAACGGCGTACCCATCTTCGACAAGCCGGACAACTTCAAAATCCTGCTGCAGACGCCCTACGACATCGACCACGGGCACAACCTGATCATCCTGCCGAGCGAAGCCTGGGCCGTTCCCGTGCACGCGCTGCTTCAGCATCCCAACAACCACAACAACTACACGATGGATGTCATGCAAGGGTTGAAGCGTATCGACTCGGGAATCGATACCCTTCGTGGTCAGGGCAAGCCCCATGAGGCCATTGTTGCCAACGTGTTCCAGGAGTTGAAGGACCTGGAGACCGAGCTCTGGGAGATTCTTCTTGAGGAATCACGAGCAGCTATTCGCGGTGCCGCCGAGGGGCATCGTTACGACGGACCCTGGTGCCGCTGGAAGACTCAGGGGGGCAGGGAGTACATCTGGCCGGCGCTCTGGTAG
- a CDS encoding acyl--CoA ligase, translating into MERADTVVGLIEHGREGDLAIGAPGRPGLTHGGLRELARHTVTALNGMGLGREDRVALVLPNGPEMAVAFVTFACGTTTAPLNPSYRAEEFDFYLSDLKARALVLLEGMESPARAVAAARGIPVIELVPDANGPAGRFTLKPERPLSGTPARAGFAEAGDVALVLHTSGTTARPKIVPLSQANVTASAGHIGQTLALGREDVCLNIMPLFHIHGLIAAVLASLAAGGAVVCTPGFNALKFFGWFEEVRPSWYTAVPTMHQAILGRASRNTGVIQAGRLRFIRSSSASLPPQVMEELEQVFGVPVLESYGMTEASHQMASNPLPPRPRHAGSVGIAAGPEVAIMDEAGNLLPPGALGEVVIRGRNVTAGYENNPEANAKAFTRGWFRTGDQGVLDEAGYLRLTGRLKEIINRGGEKISPLEVDTVLMDHPAVQQVVTFAMPHPKLGEEVAAAVVLREGASAGERELQDFASARLADFKVPRKIVFLPEIPKGATGKLQRIGLAERLGLTP; encoded by the coding sequence ATGGAGCGCGCGGACACGGTGGTGGGCCTCATCGAGCACGGTCGCGAGGGTGACCTCGCCATTGGAGCCCCGGGGCGGCCCGGGTTGACGCATGGAGGCCTGCGCGAGCTCGCCCGGCACACCGTCACGGCGTTGAACGGCATGGGGCTGGGGCGCGAGGACCGGGTGGCCCTGGTGTTGCCCAACGGGCCCGAGATGGCGGTGGCCTTCGTCACCTTCGCTTGCGGCACCACCACCGCGCCGCTCAACCCGTCCTACCGGGCGGAGGAGTTCGACTTCTACCTTTCCGACCTGAAGGCCCGGGCGCTCGTCCTGCTCGAGGGCATGGAGAGCCCGGCCCGCGCCGTGGCGGCCGCGCGAGGCATCCCTGTCATCGAGCTGGTCCCCGACGCGAACGGGCCCGCGGGCCGCTTCACGTTGAAGCCGGAGCGGCCGCTTTCTGGCACGCCGGCGCGGGCGGGGTTCGCCGAGGCGGGGGACGTGGCGCTCGTGCTCCACACCTCGGGGACGACGGCACGGCCGAAGATCGTCCCCCTGAGCCAGGCCAACGTCACGGCTTCCGCAGGCCACATCGGACAGACGCTGGCGCTGGGGCGCGAGGATGTCTGTCTCAACATCATGCCGCTGTTCCACATCCACGGGCTCATCGCGGCGGTGCTGGCGAGCCTGGCGGCGGGCGGCGCGGTGGTGTGCACGCCGGGCTTCAACGCGCTCAAGTTCTTCGGCTGGTTCGAGGAGGTGCGGCCGAGCTGGTACACGGCGGTGCCCACCATGCACCAGGCGATCCTCGGCCGCGCCAGCCGCAACACCGGGGTCATCCAGGCCGGGCGGTTGCGCTTCATCCGCTCGTCCTCGGCGTCGCTGCCGCCGCAGGTGATGGAAGAACTGGAGCAGGTGTTCGGCGTGCCGGTCCTCGAGAGCTACGGCATGACAGAGGCGTCGCACCAGATGGCGTCGAATCCGCTGCCGCCGCGGCCGCGCCACGCGGGCTCGGTGGGCATCGCCGCGGGGCCGGAGGTCGCCATCATGGACGAGGCCGGAAACCTGCTGCCGCCGGGGGCGCTCGGAGAGGTGGTCATCCGGGGCCGCAACGTCACGGCCGGCTACGAGAACAACCCCGAGGCCAACGCGAAGGCTTTCACGCGGGGCTGGTTCCGCACGGGAGACCAGGGAGTGCTCGACGAGGCGGGCTACCTGCGGCTCACCGGCCGGCTCAAGGAGATCATCAACCGGGGAGGCGAGAAGATCAGCCCGCTCGAGGTGGACACGGTGTTGATGGACCACCCGGCGGTGCAGCAGGTGGTGACGTTCGCCATGCCGCACCCGAAGCTGGGCGAGGAGGTCGCCGCCGCCGTGGTGCTGCGCGAGGGCGCGAGCGCAGGTGAGCGGGAGCTCCAGGACTTCGCCTCCGCGCGTCTGGCCGACTTCAAGGTGCCGAGGAAGATCGTCTTCCTCCCGGAGATTCCCAAGGGGGCGACGGGCAAGCTGCAGCGCATCGGGCTGGCCGAGCGGTTGGGGCTCACGCCGTGA
- a CDS encoding imm11 family protein codes for MSFWILGDRNDGAVLDAYPRNGPEGWRYLESHRLSPEFPTDAAMGFSPSFPDRRKVYDFVSSILDIRIVSEKVRRIVLELAPDDVEFLPVTLVDHQREVVSREHYIMNVLARREVIDLERSDVRMGSILKTEIGRVRKLVLKENLELGGPKVFRPMHLRVNTMIDETVYAALAGAGLTGCSFFPANGWNGKVT; via the coding sequence ATGAGCTTCTGGATATTGGGTGACCGTAACGACGGAGCCGTGCTCGATGCCTACCCGAGGAATGGCCCGGAAGGCTGGCGTTACCTGGAGTCCCATCGTCTTTCTCCCGAGTTTCCCACCGACGCAGCCATGGGTTTCTCGCCCAGCTTCCCGGACCGGCGAAAGGTCTATGATTTTGTCTCTAGCATCCTGGATATCCGCATTGTCTCGGAGAAGGTCCGGCGCATTGTCCTTGAGTTGGCGCCCGATGATGTGGAGTTCTTGCCTGTCACCTTGGTGGATCACCAGCGTGAGGTAGTCTCGCGCGAGCACTACATCATGAACGTGCTTGCCCGGCGGGAGGTCATTGACCTTGAGCGTTCGGATGTCCGGATGGGCTCCATTCTCAAGACAGAGATCGGTCGGGTGCGGAAGCTGGTGCTCAAGGAGAATCTGGAGCTGGGGGGGCCGAAGGTCTTCCGTCCCATGCATCTGCGCGTGAACACCATGATCGACGAGACCGTTTACGCGGCCCTGGCGGGGGCTGGCCTCACGGGGTGCAGTTTCTTTCCAGCCAATGGCTGGAACGGCAAGGTCACCTGA
- a CDS encoding esterase/lipase family protein: MQDHIVLVPGFGGFHALGSLRYYHGVTQALGFTPLVLHYFPNLPTASVQSRARQLRRWLGELQERGVIGRKDDIHLVGHSTGGLDVRQLLMNYRNDEDTHGASEDVLGQIRTVQFISTPQHGTNLAHRLRGLRIPSRVARLLPRMLFETTRALREVGVSFLGRRLRRMFPPNKGSPDWLDAAIQTMVGFDSSKDPLERALARASYFETLRWLLDISTDIAALSDLDPVWTPGSPVSPAHRTTTDREQDFFKRRDIQCGSIVTVAKRPVAAAEVAQGLFKLVYAMNARRPCRELGQAQSIPWLLEPEREARRLTPSDNDGIVNSVSMVWPDAESSFVVEADHADVIGHFRYAEPPPHVTQRFYQYDLLCSGSDFGPDEFEALWRKIAAFTQHRTYRTGRPLPFERDIHGPDVSLDEGMGAEP; this comes from the coding sequence ATGCAGGACCATATCGTGCTCGTCCCCGGCTTCGGCGGATTCCATGCGCTCGGTTCGCTGCGCTACTACCATGGCGTGACCCAGGCGCTCGGGTTCACCCCCCTCGTCTTGCACTACTTCCCCAACCTCCCCACGGCGAGCGTTCAATCGCGGGCCCGGCAGCTGCGGCGGTGGCTCGGCGAGCTGCAGGAGCGGGGGGTGATCGGACGCAAGGACGACATCCATCTCGTGGGCCACTCGACGGGCGGACTCGACGTCCGGCAGCTCCTCATGAATTACCGGAATGATGAAGACACGCACGGGGCCAGCGAGGACGTGCTCGGGCAGATCCGCACCGTGCAATTCATCTCCACACCCCAGCATGGGACGAACCTGGCCCACCGCTTGAGAGGCCTCCGGATTCCCTCACGCGTCGCCCGGTTGCTGCCGCGCATGCTCTTCGAGACGACCCGTGCCCTCCGGGAAGTGGGCGTGAGTTTCCTCGGCCGGCGCCTCCGGCGCATGTTCCCTCCCAACAAGGGCTCGCCCGACTGGCTCGATGCCGCCATCCAGACGATGGTGGGCTTTGACTCCTCGAAGGATCCACTCGAACGGGCGCTCGCACGGGCCTCGTACTTCGAGACGCTCCGCTGGCTGCTCGACATCTCCACCGACATCGCCGCCCTCTCCGACCTGGATCCCGTGTGGACCCCGGGCTCGCCCGTGAGCCCGGCCCACCGGACGACAACGGACAGGGAACAGGACTTCTTCAAGCGGCGGGACATCCAGTGCGGCTCCATCGTGACCGTCGCGAAGCGCCCGGTGGCGGCGGCGGAGGTGGCACAAGGATTGTTCAAGCTCGTGTATGCGATGAATGCACGCCGCCCCTGTCGGGAACTGGGGCAAGCCCAATCCATCCCATGGTTGCTGGAGCCGGAGCGGGAGGCGCGAAGGCTGACACCGTCGGACAACGACGGCATCGTCAACAGCGTCTCCATGGTGTGGCCGGATGCGGAATCCAGCTTCGTGGTGGAGGCGGACCACGCGGACGTCATCGGCCATTTCCGCTATGCCGAGCCGCCCCCGCATGTGACTCAGCGCTTCTACCAGTACGATCTGCTGTGCTCGGGTTCGGACTTCGGTCCGGACGAGTTCGAGGCACTGTGGCGGAAGATCGCCGCCTTCACGCAGCACCGGACGTACCGCACGGGCCGCCCTCTCCCCTTCGAGCGAGACATCCACGGGCCCGACGTGTCATTGGACGAAGGCATGGGCGCGGAGCCGTGA